One Pichia kudriavzevii chromosome 3, complete sequence genomic window carries:
- a CDS encoding uncharacterized protein (PKUD0C10180; similar to Saccharomyces cerevisiae YBL016W (FUS3); ancestral locus Anc_8.162) translates to MSRGQTQVTFNVSDYYEIKEIVGEGAYGIVCSAIYKPSQQKVAIKKIQPFERTMFCLRTLRELKLLKHFNHENIISILDIQIPYDYESFNEVYLIQELMETDLHRVIRTQKLTDNHCQYFIYQTLRALKALHSANVLHRDLKPSNLLLNSNCDLKVCDFGLARSVASQEDNFGFMTEYVATRWYRAPEIMLTFQEYTTAIDVWSVGCILAEMLSGRPLFPGTDYHNQLALIINILGTPKMDDFNSIKSRRAKEYIKMIPFKPKVPFNQLFPDANPDATDLLEKLLTFNPKNRITVTEALNHPYVAFYHEPNDEPDADPLPEDFFDFDKRKDELTILELKKMLYDEIMKPLH, encoded by the coding sequence ATGTCCAGGGGTCAGACACAGGTTACTTTCAACGTTAGCGATTActatgaaatcaaagaaatagtGGGGGAAGGCGCTTATGGCATTGTTTGTTCAGCTATTTATAAACCATCACAACAAAAAGttgcaatcaaaaagatTCAGCCTTTTGAGAGAAcaatgttttgtttgagAACCTTGAGGGAATTGAAACTCTTGAAACATTTCAATCACGAAAACATAATAAGTATTCTAGACATCCAAATACCCTACGATTATGAGAGCTTCAACGAAGTTTACCTAATACAAGAATTAATGGAGACCGATTTACATCGAGTTATCAGAACACAAAAATTGACCGATAACCATTGTCAGTACTTTATATATCAGACCCTTAGGGCGCTGAAGGCATTACACTCGGCTAACGTTTTGCATAGAGACCTCAAACCTTCTAATTTACTATTGAATTCCAATTGTGATTTAAAAGTTTGCGATTTTGGTTTGGCAAGATCTGTTGCTTCCCAAGAGGATAACTTTGGGTTTATGACCGAGTATGTGGCAACGAGATGGTATAGAGCCCCGGAAATCATGCTGACGTTTCAAGAATACACCACGGCTATTGATGTTTGGTCTGTTGGCTGCATCTTGGCCGAAATGTTGTCCGGTAGGCCTTTGTTCCCAGGTACCGATTATCATAATCAGTTGGCCCTgatcatcaacatcttgGGAACCCCTAAAATGGACGATTTTAATTCGATCAAATCAAGACGTGCTAAGGAATACATAAAAATGATCCCATTCAAACCTAAAGTTCCGTTTAATCAACTATTTCCTGATGCTAATCCGGATGCAACCGATTTGCTGGAGAAGTTGCTAACCTTCAATCCAAAAAATAGAATAACTGTAACTGAAGCTCTGAATCACCCATATGTTGCTTTTTACCATGAGCCTAATGATGAACCAGATGCGGACCCGTTGCCAGaagatttctttgatttcgACAAGAGGAAGGATGAGTTGACAATTCTTGAACTTAAAAAGATGCTTTATGATGAAATCATGAAACCTTTACACTAA
- a CDS encoding uncharacterized protein (PKUD0C10190; similar to Saccharomyces cerevisiae YNL178W (RPS3); ancestral locus Anc_2.76), translating into MVSVISKKRKLVADGVFYAELNEFFTRELPEEGYAGCEVKITPTKTEVIIKASRTNDVLGEKGRRIRELTMLIQKRFKLTPGSIVLYAERVQNRGLSAATQCESLKFKLLNGLAVRRAAYGVIRNVMESGAKGVEVIISGKSKGARAKAMKFGSGFMIHSGQPVNDFIEVATRHVLLRQGVLGLKVKIMKDPAQNKKGPRSLPDYVKVLEPKEDERVEEPSVIVHKSAQPEAAEEVEQAEAVEA; encoded by the coding sequence atgGTTAGTGTTATTTCCAAGAAGAGAAAGCTTGTTGCTGATGGTGTCTTTTACGCTGAATTAAATGAATTCTTCACCAGAGAATTACCAGAAGAAGGTTACGCTGGTTGTGAAGTCAAGATCACCCCAACTAAGACCGAGGTCATCATCAAGGCATCCAGAACTAACGATGTTTTAGGTGAAAAGGGTAGAAGAATCAGAGAATTAACCATGTTGATCCAAAAGAGATTCAAGTTAACCCCAGGTTCCATTGTCCTTTACGCTGAAAGAGTTCAAAACAGAGGCTTATCCGCTGCAACCCAATGTGAATCCTTAAAGTTCAAGCTATTAAACGGTTTAGCTGTTAGAAGAGCAGCTTACGGTGTTATCAGAAACGTTATGGAATCCGGTGCAAAGGGTGTTGAAGTTATCATTTCTGGTAAGTCCAAGGGTGCTAGAGCAAAGGCTATGAAGTTTGGTTCCGGTTTCATGATTCACTCTGGTCAACCAGTTAACGACTTTATTGAAGTTGCTACCAGACACGTTCTTTTGAGACAAGGTGTCCTCGGTTTAAAGGTTAAGATTATGAAGGATCCAGCTCAAAACAAGAAGGGCCCAAGATCCTTACCAGATTACGTTAAGGTCCTTGAACCAAAGGAAGAtgaaagagttgaagaacCATCTGTCATTGTTCACAAGTCCGCTCAACCTGAGGCAgctgaagaagttgaacaaGCTGAAGCAGTTGAAGCATAA
- a CDS encoding uncharacterized protein (PKUD0C10200; similar to Saccharomyces cerevisiae YBL032W (HEK2); ancestral locus Anc_3.318) — MISSDSLFDNNINSSQQVQDLSSLHVPQLPMDQTVHYSDENEHHDQQQQQQQQQQQQQQQIQQESSIDESFDLDLGKSLITYRVLVSRREAGAIIGKEGSNISNLREKYDVKAGVSKVVDGCIDRILTISGIVDHISEALVSVAQSVLDANLSTIQESEENGTNPTRLISYEYPPLRPLAQRPDYQSEEYKTNLFLRLLIPNSQIGTLIGKQGVRIKAIQEENNIKMVGSKDFLDNSNERLVELQGTSENLKNALDSISKYLLRDYQGTVPTIYYSPSAPLENTRYYNGNSNGNGPNFSRKNSYPSSTPLYTQSNPSNFSTGKEIIKKISFPNEYIGALIGKRGSRIQEIRLTSSCAVAIENENNTQDGEREITLVGTKNAVDKAIDLLNMYYEREQKRRMNQ; from the coding sequence atgATCAGTTCAGATTCCCTCTTCgacaacaacatcaattCCAGCCAGCAGGTGCAAGATTTATCTTCTTTACACGTTCCGCAATTACCAATGGATCAAACTGTCCATTATtctgatgaaaatgagcATCatgatcaacaacaacaacaacaacaacaacaacaacaacaacaacaacaaattcaacaagaaTCTTCTATTGATGAGTCATTTGATCTTGATTTAGGTAAGAGCTTGATCACTTATAGAGTATTAGTTTCTAGAAGGGAAGCTGGTGCTATTATCGGTAAAGAAGGTTCCAATATTAGTAACCTaagagaaaaatatgaTGTTAAAGCAGGTGTTTCtaaagttgttgatggaTGTATCGATCGTATCTTAACAATTTCAGGTATTGTCGATCACATCTCAGAAGCTCTAGTTTCTGTTGCACAAAGTGTCCTTGATGCCAACTTATCGACTATCCAAGAGTCTGAGGAGAATGGCACTAATCCTACTAGATTAATAAGTTATGAATATCCACCATTGAGACCTTTGGCTCAGAGACCAGATTATCAATCTGAAGAATACAAAACCAACTTGTTTCTAAGATTATTGATTCCAAACTCTCAAATTGGTACTTTAATTGGTAAACAAGGTGTTAGAATTAAGGCGATCCAAGAAGAGAACAACATTAAAATGGTGGGCTCGAAGGATTTTCTTGATAACTCAAATGAGAGACTGGTTGAATTGCAAGGTACTagtgaaaatttgaaaaatgcaTTAGactcaatttcaaaataccTCCTAAGGGACTATCAGGGTACCGTTCCAACCATCTATTATTCACCTAGCGCACCTTTGGAGAACACCAGATACTATAATGGCAACAGTAATGGCAATGGGCCAAATTTTAGCAGAAAGAACAGTTATCCTTCTTCGACTCCTCTATACACCCAAAGCAACCCAAGTAATTTTAGTACAGGTAAGGaaataattaaaaaaatttctttcCCAAATGAATACATTGGTGCCTTGATCGGTAAAAGAGGTTCAAGAATCCAAGAGATTCGGTTAACATCGTCATGTGCCgttgcaattgaaaatgaaaacaatacTCAAGACGGTGAAAGAGAGATCACTTTGGTTGGTACCAAAAATGCTGTTGATAAGGCAATTGATTTGTTAAATATGTATTATGAAAGAGAgcaaaagagaagaatgaatcaatga
- a CDS encoding uncharacterized protein (PKUD0C10210; similar to Saccharomyces cerevisiae YKL069W; ancestral locus Anc_2.614) produces the protein MSHHADYSNFDKSLSQKDALETLILSYEALALSQSNWVANLANCSSLLYHYYQDRGVNWAGFYVLDPENTEQLILGPFMGKVACQSIKIGTGVCGTAASELRTQLVADVEKFPGHIACDGMTKSEIVVPIIQRGKLVGVMDLDCLNLNGFDEVDQQYLENLAAKIAETCNF, from the coding sequence atgtCCCACCATGCAGATTATTCCAATTTTGATAAGTCACTCTCGCAAAAGGATGCTTTGGAGACACTCATTCTTTCATATGAGGCGCTAGCTCTCTCACAGAGCAATTGGGTTGCCAATTTGGCGAATTGTAGTTCTCTTTTGTACCACTATTACCAAGATCGTGGAGTCAACTGGGCTGGGTTTTATGTTCTGGATCCGGAGAATACAGAACAACTTATACTAGGACCATTTATGGGGAAAGTTGCTTGTCAATCCATCAAAATAGGTACGGGGGTATGTGGGACAGCTGCTAGCGAGTTAAGGACACAATTAGTTGCAGATGTGGAGAAATTTCCTGGTCATATTGCATGTGATGGCATGACAAAGAGCGAGATTGTTGTTCCAATTAttcaaagaggaaaacTTGTAGGTGTCATGGATTTAGATTGTTTGAATTTAAATGGGTTCGATGAAGTTGATCAGCAGTATCTTGAGAACTTGGCAGCAAAAATCGCCGAGACTTGTAATTTCTAA
- a CDS encoding uncharacterized protein (PKUD0C10220; similar to Saccharomyces cerevisiae YJR112W-A; ancestral locus Anc_7.487): protein MQFQVRVLVLTIFALACVGALYLGLADLSLPHDKVIHFSTFFILSTLFYWLFKTRYRYFASISTFIICTICGSVGSEFLQHWVSPYRTFDKHDIIANLCGSFAAIIVSELYRYFLHIDEQNTYYESVPLNDIIV from the coding sequence ATGCAGTTTCAAGTAAGGGTCCTGGTACTGACTATATTTGCTCTTGCCTGTGTAGGTGCCCTATATTTAGGCCTAGCCGACCTCTCACTCCCTCACGACAAGGTTATACATTTCAGCacttttttcattctcagTACTCTATTCTACTGGTTATTTAAGACAAGATATAGGTACTTTGCTAGCATTTCGACATTCATAATATGCACAATTTGCGGGTCAGTTGGGAGTGAATTTCTACAACATTGGGTTTCTCCATATAGAACATTTGATAAACATGACATAATAGCCAATTTATGTGGTTCTTTTGCTGCAATCATAGTCTCAGAACTATACAGATATTTCCTCCATATTGATGAACAGAATACATACTATGAATCAGTACCATTGAATGATattatagtatag
- a CDS encoding uncharacterized protein (PKUD0C10230; similar to Saccharomyces cerevisiae YBR128C (ATG14); ancestral locus Anc_3.389), producing MGLVHCGICERELDDIDTKTKLYCPSCMSFRLLKYNINNINIKEINSKMVHDINRVLDVCFGDNYRKYLELYLQGHYKFDNLEGTDVSIDSIARLALMLLNVEMMRKIKGLDSVARILREKEEKNEILRSRIRLLKKTTIERKSMLDIARIDFNKLQYTKHKDVKETLNYMNDNIVLRQLSRIRERQQSMIFDIFILWNIEIIETNQLSILLTPIIGIDKIHEYTLDLTLESLMKSAIFVSVVAQALQVYMPYQVGVRENDLRVGDKIFRFKGKMTIEDLDKLGLMEFCIGLSQVVLNIVTLLKYLIPGFLQECPTFATILQYDALIIRIIDSLKRLIQYDKIRSTNIRLLKEKSRQHQTAIHKQRSKGWFFSKPTKDSQNKEGLNETELPIKSYKLRDPGAFKQALSLRRDRACMDTTVSSTSHPRITIPPSAQEGLPLLHDHRALAEALYTFIRGR from the coding sequence ATGGGATTGGTGCACTGTGGGATATGTGAGCGGGAATTGGATGACATAGACACAAAGACTAAACTATATTGTCCGTCGTGCATGAGTTTCCGGCTGCTCAAATACAATATTAACAATATTaacatcaaagaaatcaattcCAAGATGGTCCATGATATCAATAGGGTTTTGGATGTGTGTTTTGGAGATAATTATCGTAAATATCTAGAGTTATATTTGCAAGGCCATTATAAATTTGACAACTTGGAAGGCACCGATGTCTCTATTGACTCAATTGCAAGGTTGGCtctgatgttgttgaatgtCGAGATGATGAGAAAGATCAAAGGATTAGACAGTGTTGCACGTATTCTAAGGgaaaaggaggagaaaaaCGAAATTTTGCGAAGTCGAATCAGGTTGCTAAAGAAGACGACTATAGAGAGGAAGTCCATGCTAGATATCGCTCGGATAGATTTTAATAAACTTCAATATACAAAACATAAAGATGTCAAGGAGACGCTCAATTATATGAATGACAATATTGTACTTAGACAGCTGAGCAGAATCAGAGAGAGGCAGCAATCAATGATATTTGATATCTTCATATTGTggaatattgaaatcattgaaactAACCAACTAAGTATCCTACTGACCCCCATAATCGGAATTGATAAGATACACGAGTATACCTTGGATCTTACACTAGAATCTCTAATGAAAAGTGCCATTTTTGTGTCAGTTGTGGCACAAGCTCTACAGGTGTACATGCCATATCAAGTTGGTGTTCGAGAGAATGATTTACGAGTGGGGGACAAAATATTCAGGTTCAAGGGTAAAATGACGATCGAAGACTTGGACAAGTTAGGATTGATGGAGTTCTGTATTGGTCTATCACAGGTGGTGCTAAATATTGTGACCTTATTAAAATACCTAATTCCAGGATTCCTCCAAGAGTGTCCCACTTTCGCCACTATCTTACAATATGATGCATTGATAATTCGCATCATTGATTCTCTAAAAAGATTGATTCAATATGATAAGATTAGGAGCACCAATATCCGattgttgaaagaaaagagtcGACAACACCAAACCGCAATTCACAAACAAAGGAGTAAAGGATGGTTTTTCAGTAAACCTACAAAGGACTCTCAGAATAAAGAGGGATTGAATGAGACGGAACTCCCTATCAAGAGTTACAAATTAAGAGATCCGGGCGCTTTCAAGCAGGCACTTTCCTTACGTAGAGACCGTGCATGTATGGATACCACTGTATCCTCAACGTCGCATCCCAGAATCACCATTCCACCAAGTGCCCAAGAAGGCCTCCCTCTTCTTCATGACCATCGAGCATTAGCCGAAGCTTTATACACGTTTATAAGGGGCCGTTAA
- a CDS encoding uncharacterized protein (PKUD0C10240; similar to Saccharomyces cerevisiae YBR127C (VMA2); ancestral locus Anc_3.388) gives MLSDKELYELNKKAVTQGFNIKPRLNYNTVGGVNGPLVILENVKFPSYNEIVDLTLPDGTTRAGQVLEVRGDKAVVQVFEGTSGIDVKKTRVEFTGSSLKIPVSEDMLGRVFDGSGRPIDNGPRVFAEDYLDINGSPINPYARIYPEEMISTGVSAIDTMNSIARGQKIPIFSASGLPHNEIAAQICRQAGLVRPTKDVHDGHEENFSIVFAAMGVNLETSRFFKQDFEENGSLERTSLFLNLANDPTIERIITPRLALTTAEYLAYQTERHVLTILTDMSSYADALREVSAAREEVPGRRGYPGYMYTDLSTIYERAGRVEGRNGSITQIPILTMPNDDITHPIPDLTGYITEGQISVDRQLHNRGIYPPINVLPSLSRLMKSAIGEGMTRKDHGDVSNQLYAKYAIGRDAAAMKAVVGEEALSTEDKLSLEFLEKFEKTFISQGAYENRTVFESLDLAWSLLRIYPKEMLNRISPKILEEFYDRERDDDDEDEDEDEENREDK, from the exons ATGTTGTCAGATAAAGAGCtat ACGAATTAAATAAGAAGGCTGTTACCCAGGGGTTTAATATCAAGCCAAGGTTGAACTATAACACGGTTGGGGGTGTCAATGGTCCATTGGTGATTTTGGAAAACGTGAAGTTCCCATCATATAACGAGATTGTCGATTTAACCTTGCCCGATGGAACTACCAGAGCAGGTCAAGTTTTAGAAGTTAGAGGCGATAAGGCCGTTGTCCAAGTTTTTGAAGGTACATCCGGCATTGATGTCAAGAAAACCAGAGTTGAATTTACCGGTTCcagtttgaaaattccaGTTTCCGAAGATATGCTTGGTAGAGTCTTTGATGGTTCTGGTAGACCGATCGATAATGGGCCAAGAGTTTTTGCTGAAGACTACCTTGATATTAATGGATCTCCAATCAACCCATATGCAAGAATCTATCCTGAAGAAATGATTTCCACTGGTGTTTCTGCAATCGATACAATGAACTCGATTGCAAGAGGTCAGAAGATTCCAATTTTCTCTGCTTCTGGTTTGCCACATAACGAGATCGCAGCACAGATTTGTAGACAAGCAGGTTTGGTTAGACCAACAAAGGATGTCCATGATGGtcatgaagaaaatttcTCTATTGTTTTTGCTGCAATGGGTGTTAACTTGGAAACTTCGAGGTTCTTCAAACAGGATTTCGAGGAAAATGGATCACTTGAAAGAACATCGTTATTCTTGAATTTGGCAAACGATCCAAccattgaaagaattattACTCCAAGATTAGCATTAACAACAGCTGAATACTTGGCATACCAGACCGAGAGACACGTTTTGACCATTTTGACAGATATGTCCTCTTACGCAGACGCATTAAGAGAAGTTTCTGCAGCTAGAGAAGAAGTTCCTGGTAGAAGAGGTTACCCGGGTTATATGTATACCGATTTGTCTACCATTTATGAAAGAGCAGGACGTGTTGAGGGAAGAAATGGTTCGATTACacaaattccaattttaaCAATGccaaatgatgatatcaCGCATCCAATTCCAGATTTAACTGGTTACATTACAGAAGGACAAATATCCGTTGATAGACAACTACACAACAGGGGTATCTATCCACCAATTAATGTTTTACCTTCATTATCGagattgatgaaatctGCTATTGGTGAAGGTATGACAAGAAAGGATCATGGTGATGTGTCTAACCAATTGTATGCAAAGTATGCAATTGGTAGGGACGCGGCAGCAATGAAGGCTGTTGTTGGTGAAGAAGCACTATCAACTGAAGACAAATTATCCTTGGAatttttggagaaattcGAGAAGACATTCATCTCCCAAGGTGCATACGAAAATAGAACTGTCTTTGAATCTCTTGATCTAGCGTGGTCTTTACTAAGAATTTATCCAAAGGAGATGTTAAACAGAATTTCtccaaagattttggaaGAATTCTATGATCGTGAAAGAGACGACGATGACGAAGACGAAGACGAGGATGAGGAAAACAGGGAAGACAAATAA
- a CDS encoding uncharacterized protein (PKUD0C10250; similar to Saccharomyces cerevisiae YLR224W; ancestral locus Anc_8.433) codes for MMSILDFPNELQVKIFGQVPNELKTTCKTYAIMYNDFYQQLFHTRFGDEMMDQVVQDKQYLVDYIRSFDYWRKPIRLINSHSKSTCYKGLDCEFIKDSWKLVYGIYMNRRIYLDSRDYAVGSSSAHDGMYSVTVDKLIRLVPGLYNLSIGVILKTSSGINSTIFKIDDQYGRRQLEFQPASNFGELVPHDKFVLIDGGSFQVRKRSYESGQIEEINASHERVGGDNLCDMRLLVEEMGVYGTSGYVLSYIDINAYQLKDCTINRANGDITCKNEKYWVAWWIENEIPTPENLVNVLLKRVYKSIENTLSGEQNLIIEKLQVDIGEYNKKFYSKRNKDGELIERVFKFTTPRDRRRFEEWSSSLPQRQVYENEPLKWKMSTILEL; via the coding sequence ATGATGAGCATACTAGATTTTCCGAACGAATTGCAGGTGAAGATTTTCGGGCAAGTCCCCAACGAGTTGAAGACAACGTGCAAGACATATGCTATTATGTACAATGATTTCTATCAACAGTTGTTTCACACACGGTTTGGAGATGAGATGATGGATCAGGTTGTTCAAGACAAACAATACTTGGTTGATTACATTCGATCTTTTGACTATTGGCGGAAACCTATCCGGCTTATAAATTCCCATAGTAAAAGCACATGCTACAAAGGATTAGATTGTGAATTTATAAAAGACTCATGGAAACTAGTGTATGGAATATACATGAACCGGCGGATTTATTTGGACAGTAGAGACTATGCAGTTGGTTCTAGTTCTGCCCATGATGGAATGTACAGCGTCACAGTGGATAAACTGATTCGATTGGTTCCTGGGTTGTACAATTTAAGCATTGGAGTAATTTTGAAGACATCAAGCGGTATAAACTCCAcaattttcaagattgaCGACCAGTATGGGAGACGACAGCTTGAATTCCAACCGGCCAGCAATTTTGGTGAATTGGTGCCGCATGATAAGTTTGTATTAATCGATGGGGGTAGTTTCCAAGTCCGTAAGCGGTCATATGAGAGTGGAcaaattgaggaaatcaATGCCAGCCACGAAAGGGTTGGCGGAGACAATCTATGTGATATGAGGTTGCTGGTAGAAGAGATGGGGGTTTATGGTACGTCGGGATATGTCTTATCGTATATCGATATTAATGCATACCAGTTGAAGGATTGCACAATAAATAGGGCCAATGGCGATATTACATGtaaaaatgagaaatatTGGGTAGCATGGTGGATTGAGAATGAGATACCAACGCCCGAGAACTTGGTGAATGTATTGCTTAAGAGGGTATATAAGAGCATCGAAAATACCCTTAGTGGAGAACAGAATCTCATTATCGAAAAGTTACAAGTAGATATTGGGGAATATAACAAGAAATTTTATtccaagagaaacaaggaTGGTGAGCTAATTGAAAGGGTTTTTAAGTTTACCACCCCAAGAGATCGTAGGAGGTTTGAAGAATGGTCCAGCAGTCTTCCACAACGTCAAGTATATGAGAACGAACCATTGAAGTGGAAGATGTCTACGATTCTAGAGCTTTGA
- a CDS encoding uncharacterized protein (PKUD0C10260; similar to Saccharomyces cerevisiae YBR106W (PHO88); ancestral locus Anc_3.355) produces MNPAVSNLILMLVGMQVSKRLDFEDPSTLFYVRVAFITGQLLTLAIYLYVRYSITSKNDLTTLKYLEPANKMAGETEEKLVTTTVKDYDLKQVDAAIKSVFTGLAMTGFMHLYMKFANPLVMQSISPVKGALESNIVKIHLFGKPASGDLKRPFKAAPSFLSGLTGGNVKTDKSSIEKAETAGTGGVKED; encoded by the coding sequence ATGAATCCCGCTGTATCAAACCTTATTCTCATGCTTGTCGGTATGCAGGTCTCCAAGAGACTCGACTTTGAAGACCCATCCACTCTCTTCTACGTTAGAGTGGCCTTCATTACAGGCCAACTGCTCACTCTTGCCATCTACCTCTACGTGAGGTACTCCATCACCTCCAAGAACGACCTCACCACCCTCAAGTACTTGGAGCCAGCGAACAAGATGGCGGGCGAAACCGAAGAAAAACTCGTTACTACAACAGTGAAGGACTACGACTTGAAACAGGTTGATGCGGCAATCAAATCGGTCTTCACCGGTTTGGCAATGACTGGATTTATGCACCTCTACATGAAGTTTGCAAACCCATTGGTCATGCAGTCCATCTCTCCTGTCAAGGGAGCTTTGGAATCAAACATTGTTAAGATCCACCTCTTTGGCAAACCAGCATCAGGTGATTTGAAGAGACCTTTCAAGGCTGCACCTTCCTTCTTATCTGGCTTGACTGGTGGTAACGTCAAAACCGACAAATCTTCTATCGAAAAGGCTGAAACTGCAGGTACTGGTGGAGTCAAGGAAGATTAG